The genomic region AAGCTCCTGATTCGGCAAGGGCGCCCGGGCGGCTCGGGAGGAATTCCACCGCACGACGGCGACGGCCACGAGCATGAGCGCCGTGTGGGTCAAGAAGAAGACGGTCGCGAAGAGAAGGAATTCGGGGCGTTTCAAGAGCGTGACCGCCACCACGATCGCGACGGCAACGCTGCGGGAGGCGAAGACGAAAGCCACGGCCAGGCGCGCCCCCCTCCCCACGCCGCAAATCCGCGCAACCGCCCACCCGCTCAGGAGGGCGAGCCCGGTGAAGAGACCGGCCGCCGCGGCGGTGTCCCAGAACGCGCCGGCCAGGAAACGAACCTGGCTCCAGAGGAAGCCCCCGACGAGGGCGATGAGCCCCCCCAGGCTCACGCCCTGCAAGAAGGGTCGATGCCTTTTAACCGCCTCCGGGAATCGCCGCCTCCAGAGCATGCCCACCCCCGTCGGCAGAAGCAGGAGAAAGAGCAGCTGGCCCATCATTATCAATATGGGGGGCCGGATCCCAGAGGGGTGGATGGCCTGCCAGGAGAGACCGCCGGCGAGCACAAGGGGTAGCGATACGACCGATAGGACGTCGAAGACCGCGGTCAGCGTCACCCCGAGCGCGGTGTCCGCTCCGGCGAGAGAGATGTAGACGCTGGACAGGATGGCGGGGGGACAGGCGGCCATGAGAATCATCCCCGCCGCGATCGCGGGCGGCGGGCCCATGGCCACGATGAGGCCCGAGACCAAGAGGGGCAGCACGAGAACCTGCCCCAGGGTGGCGGCCACCACGGTACCCGGATAGAGAGCGACCCGACGGAAATCGGCGGCGGTCAGC from Vicinamibacteria bacterium harbors:
- a CDS encoding bile acid:sodium symporter; its protein translation is MSPECNPSPAGGDGGGYTPAPVLKVLVEVGVPAATFLLMTLVGLELTAADFRRVALYPGTVVAATLGQVLVLPLLVSGLIVAMGPPPAIAAGMILMAACPPAILSSVYISLAGADTALGVTLTAVFDVLSVVSLPLVLAGGLSWQAIHPSGIRPPILIMMGQLLFLLLLPTGVGMLWRRRFPEAVKRHRPFLQGVSLGGLIALVGGFLWSQVRFLAGAFWDTAAAAGLFTGLALLSGWAVARICGVGRGARLAVAFVFASRSVAVAIVVAVTLLKRPEFLLFATVFFLTHTALMLVAVAVVRWNSSRAARAPLPNQELSP